The Kribbella sp. NBC_00662 nucleotide sequence ACGTCTCATGCCGACTCCTTGAATCAGGGCGGTGTAGGTGAGACGTCGGCTGCCACGACGTGATGCAAATCGATTTGTACTATCGCTGTGGGTGATCGTCGTGTCAACAGCTCAGCTGCCCTCGGCTCCGGTCGAGCTCAGCTGCCCTGTGAGTAGGGCGGCCAGCTCGGTCGGGCGGTACAGGACCTGCTTGCCGGTGCGCTGCGGCTCGACCAGTCCGGTACGGCGGAGCAGTTGCAGGTGCTGGCTCACGGCCGACGGTGTCACCTTGAGCTCGCCGGCGAGGTCGGTCGTCGTACGGGGATGTGTCAGCAGCTCGAGGATGTGGGCGCGCGGCGTACCGATCAGCTGGGCGAGATCCTGTTGCGACGGCGGCTCGACGACGGACCACAGATTGGCCTGCCCGCGGGGCGGGTATCCCAGTATTGGTTCGGCTCCCGGGTCGAACGGGATCACGGCGTGCGGGCCGAACAGACTCGGCTGCAGCACGAGCCCGCGGCCGTCGACGGCTTCGGTCCGGCTGACGGCCGCGACACGGTCGACCTTCAGCAACCCGTCCGCGTAGGTGATCGCCGGCGCGAGGCCGTTGAGCATCGCGCCGGTCCCGTGCTGGGTGAGGACGTGGCCGCGGTAGCTGATATCTGCCGAGAGAAGGGTGCGCATCCGGTCCCAGTACGGCGCCATCATGGCGTCCCAGTACTGGCGGAGTGCTTCTACTGTCTTGTCGATCGTCAGGCCGGCCGGGAGTTCGCCGTTCACCGCGACGAGCTGACGCTCGAACGTTTCCCGGTCCACGCCGGCAATGATCTCGAGCTCATCGGCGAGTTGGGTGAGTGGGGATGTGGGTCGCGGGGTCAGGAAGTCCGGGCTTCCCATCGTGTCGTTGACGAGCCACCGCAGTACGTCCCAGTCCAGCTCCGTCACTTTGGGCTGGACCGCGCGTACCCAGCCCAGCTGGAGCGGGAACCTCCCCGGCTCCCGGAGCGCGCGCAACGACAACACCATCTCCGCGACCGGCGACACCGCGAACCGCGCCTCCGCCAGATCCCGCGAAGTCAGCTCATAAGTCAGCACACCAGCCCCTCCGTCGATGTAGCACGATCCTAAATCGACAGTCCGCTCTACTCCGACTAGCGGTGTCCCGCCCCATCGCCCGACGACGATCCCGACCGCCGCCCGCCGTGCCCGCCTCTGTCGTCCCAACGTTCGGTGTGTGCTTGCTGACCGCCCTTGTCATCCCCGCGCTCGGCCTGCGCGTGCTGACCGCCGTTGTCGTCGCCGGGCTCGGTCTGGTGTTGCCCGCCTTTGTCATCGACCGACCAGGCTGCGGTGCCGACGCCGGCCGTCACCCCGAGGACGATCACAACCGCACCCGCCCAGGCGAGGTACCTCCGCGACCGCACTCCACTCGTCCGAACACTCTTCTGGTTCACGCTGTTCGGCTCATCAGCTGTCATGCCTCGATGCTCACCTGCCACCACGGGCACCGACCATCGGACATTGGTCGTACTACTCCTGGCCGACAACGCCGATGCCGATAACTGTCGGTGGGCAGTGGCAGGGTCCATGTCGACGAGAGAAGTGGAGGAAGCATGGGTTTTCGCACGATGGACGATGACGAAGCAGCTGAGTTCCTGGCGCAGCCGCTGGTTGCCGTGCTGGCGATCGACGATCCGGGCTGGTCCCCGCATGTGACCCCGGTGTGGTTCCACCACCTGCCCGGGGAGAACAGATTCCAGGTGATGACGCCGGCGAAGTCGAAGAAGGCGCGGCTGCATCGCGAGGGTTCGGGTGAGTTGTCGCTCTCGGTGCAGACCGCGGACGGACCGACCGCGAAGTACGTCAATATGCAGGGTGTGGCCCGCTTTCTCCCGTTGAGCGACGACCTGCTCAACGCGATGGTGGAGAAGTACCTGCCGGAGGAGTTCCGCGCGGCCTATCTGGCCGATCCGCCCGAGGACTCGATGTTCGACATCACCCCGCGACGCATCACCACGGGAGTCATCGGCTGACAGTTGGACTCGCTGTCTCGTCGTACCCGGTATGACGACTACGACGAGACTGAGCGAGCTCAACGGTGACTACGTGCTCGACACCGGGCGGACGCGGATCGGGTTCGTCGCGCGGCACCGGATGGCCACCCGGGTGCGCGGGCGGTTCGACGTGTTCGAAGGCGCCGTACACCTGGACGGCGACGACCCGGCCGCCTCGACCGCGCAGCTCACGATCCGGGCGGACAGCATCGAAACGGGCGCCCGACGACGCGATGCCCAACTCCGCAAGGACTTCCTCGACGCAGCGACGTACCCGCTGATCACCTTCGCGTCGACGAAGGTCGAGCTGGTCGGCGACACCACGTTCGACGTGACCGGCGACCT carries:
- a CDS encoding pyridoxamine 5'-phosphate oxidase family protein, translated to MGFRTMDDDEAAEFLAQPLVAVLAIDDPGWSPHVTPVWFHHLPGENRFQVMTPAKSKKARLHREGSGELSLSVQTADGPTAKYVNMQGVARFLPLSDDLLNAMVEKYLPEEFRAAYLADPPEDSMFDITPRRITTGVIG
- a CDS encoding DUF5937 family protein, producing MLTYELTSRDLAEARFAVSPVAEMVLSLRALREPGRFPLQLGWVRAVQPKVTELDWDVLRWLVNDTMGSPDFLTPRPTSPLTQLADELEIIAGVDRETFERQLVAVNGELPAGLTIDKTVEALRQYWDAMMAPYWDRMRTLLSADISYRGHVLTQHGTGAMLNGLAPAITYADGLLKVDRVAAVSRTEAVDGRGLVLQPSLFGPHAVIPFDPGAEPILGYPPRGQANLWSVVEPPSQQDLAQLIGTPRAHILELLTHPRTTTDLAGELKVTPSAVSQHLQLLRRTGLVEPQRTGKQVLYRPTELAALLTGQLSSTGAEGS
- a CDS encoding YceI family protein, translating into MTTTTRLSELNGDYVLDTGRTRIGFVARHRMATRVRGRFDVFEGAVHLDGDDPAASTAQLTIRADSIETGARRRDAQLRKDFLDAATYPLITFASTKVELVGDTTFDVTGDLTIRGVTHPVTVPFELTGTADGVAFAATLTIERARWRVNWNAFTTALVSPTVVLDLQVVVAG